In Halobacillus amylolyticus, the following proteins share a genomic window:
- a CDS encoding ROK family transcriptional regulator → MSSKYNRGSFQLMKSINRSIILNMIRKDGPISRAEIAKQTRLTPPTVSNIVKELITSQFVIETTQGASQGGRKPTLLAINAEHFYIIGIDVGRYKMKFIVTNLFGELKDSTVLQIKEYPTEEDLLATMKTGIYSLLQSDKNDTEKFLGIGVGMHGIVDIEKGISLFAPSFDLHNIPIKQELESEFRMIVKVENDARTMTLGESWFGNGKDTDNIVGINVGHGIGAGIMINGKLFHGENNIAGEIGHVTIDLSGPKCTCGNYGCLQTLAGGPAIAARAKKHLKTGKTSRILDFVENDIEKIDGETVYQAACDGDDFSVELLNQTGRFLGIGLVNLMHTLNPKRIIIGGGVANAKNFLMEGLKETIQSRGLTKEARETSIVLSSLGENASAYGACVLILEEFFSQH, encoded by the coding sequence ATGTCTTCGAAGTACAATAGGGGAAGTTTTCAATTAATGAAGTCGATCAATCGATCCATCATCCTGAATATGATCCGGAAAGATGGCCCTATTTCTCGGGCAGAGATCGCAAAACAAACAAGACTCACCCCTCCCACCGTCAGTAATATCGTTAAAGAATTAATTACCAGCCAATTCGTTATCGAGACCACACAAGGTGCTTCACAAGGCGGAAGGAAGCCTACTTTGCTAGCCATTAATGCCGAACACTTTTACATCATCGGCATTGACGTAGGACGATACAAGATGAAGTTCATAGTTACAAACTTGTTTGGTGAATTAAAAGATTCAACCGTACTACAGATTAAAGAATATCCGACTGAGGAAGACCTTCTTGCTACAATGAAGACAGGTATCTACTCATTGTTACAATCAGACAAGAATGATACGGAAAAATTTTTAGGCATTGGTGTAGGTATGCATGGTATTGTTGATATAGAAAAGGGAATCTCACTTTTCGCCCCTTCCTTCGACCTTCACAATATTCCCATTAAGCAAGAGTTGGAAAGTGAATTCAGGATGATTGTCAAAGTAGAAAATGATGCCCGCACCATGACCCTTGGTGAATCATGGTTTGGAAATGGAAAAGATACGGATAACATTGTGGGGATCAACGTCGGCCACGGTATCGGTGCAGGGATAATGATCAATGGAAAACTTTTTCATGGCGAAAACAACATTGCCGGGGAAATCGGCCATGTCACCATCGACCTGTCAGGGCCTAAGTGTACCTGTGGAAATTATGGTTGTCTGCAGACGTTAGCTGGAGGTCCAGCAATTGCAGCACGAGCAAAAAAGCATTTAAAAACTGGCAAAACCTCACGTATTCTAGACTTCGTAGAGAATGATATCGAGAAGATAGACGGAGAGACGGTTTATCAAGCTGCTTGTGATGGAGATGATTTCAGTGTTGAATTATTAAATCAAACGGGAAGGTTTCTCGGAATAGGTCTCGTCAACCTCATGCACACATTGAACCCGAAACGAATCATTATCGGCGGCGGCGTTGCTAACGCAAAAAACTTTTTGATGGAAGGTCTAAAAGAAACCATTCAGTCAAGAGGATTGACGAAAGAAGCCAGAGAGACCTCCATTGTATTATCAAGTCTTGGAGAAAATGCTTCAGCCTATGGTGCGTGTGTCTTGATTTTAGAAGAATTTTTTTCTCAGCATTAA
- a CDS encoding galactokinase, whose translation MEQLEKEFINQFGGYGELVSFFAPGRVNLIGEHTDYNGGHVFPCALSVGTYVIARKRQDDKVRLHSMNFSELGMIETKVDELTYEQPHDWANYPKGVAAVFQQAGYKIATGFDAAFYGNIPNGAGLSSSASVEMVTAVMLKELFQLKIDRIEMVKLAQKAENEFVGVNCGIMDQFAIGMGKQDHAILLNCDTLDYQHTPISLTNEQLIIANTNKRRGLSDSKYNERRQQCETALSDLQIMLDIGKLGELTRGEFEANKGLIHDALAQKRAKHAVYENLRTIDAVEKLKAGDVEGFGKLMNESHISLRDDYEVTGKELDALVEAAWEEGAIGSRMTGAGFGGCTISIVPIEITTRFIDRVGQKYTEATGLEADFYIVDIGDGAKKL comes from the coding sequence ATGGAACAACTGGAAAAGGAATTTATTAATCAGTTCGGTGGTTATGGAGAACTTGTATCGTTTTTTGCCCCAGGACGTGTCAACCTGATTGGGGAGCATACCGATTATAATGGAGGCCACGTTTTCCCGTGTGCGCTCAGTGTCGGGACATATGTTATCGCCCGAAAACGACAGGATGATAAGGTGCGATTGCATTCTATGAATTTTAGTGAGTTAGGAATGATAGAAACCAAAGTAGACGAACTGACCTATGAACAGCCCCATGACTGGGCGAACTATCCGAAAGGTGTGGCGGCTGTATTTCAGCAAGCTGGTTACAAGATTGCCACTGGCTTCGATGCCGCTTTTTATGGGAACATTCCAAACGGGGCAGGTTTATCCTCGTCTGCCTCCGTTGAAATGGTTACGGCTGTTATGCTGAAGGAGCTATTTCAGCTTAAAATCGACAGGATTGAAATGGTGAAGCTAGCTCAAAAAGCGGAGAACGAATTTGTCGGTGTCAATTGCGGAATCATGGACCAATTCGCTATTGGAATGGGGAAGCAAGATCATGCGATTCTATTAAACTGTGATACATTGGATTATCAACACACTCCGATTTCCTTAACGAACGAGCAGCTGATTATAGCCAATACTAATAAACGAAGAGGTCTATCTGATTCCAAATATAATGAGAGAAGGCAGCAGTGTGAAACAGCCTTAAGTGATCTGCAAATCATGCTCGATATCGGCAAACTCGGTGAATTGACAAGGGGAGAGTTTGAGGCTAATAAAGGTTTGATTCATGATGCGCTTGCGCAAAAACGCGCGAAGCATGCCGTCTACGAAAATCTCCGTACAATCGATGCGGTCGAAAAATTAAAAGCAGGAGATGTTGAAGGTTTTGGTAAGTTAATGAATGAATCCCATATTTCATTAAGGGATGATTATGAAGTGACTGGAAAGGAACTGGATGCTTTAGTCGAGGCAGCATGGGAAGAAGGAGCCATTGGATCGAGAATGACAGGGGCTGGTTTTGGGGGCTGTACGATTAGTATTGTTCCAATCGAGATCACTACCCGTTTTATCGATCGCGTCGGCCAAAAGTACACAGAAGCTACTGGTTTAGAAGCAGATTTTTATATAGTCGATATTGGAGATGGAGCAAAAAAACTATAA
- a CDS encoding solute:sodium symporter family transporter, translating into MNLFTIVSFLFFTGLVALISYLLTRRENLDTQDGYFLGGRSLGAWTIAGSLMLTNLSTEQLIGLNAQGYSDTLAVMGWEVGSAIALVVVALFLLPRYLKGGITTIPDFLEDRYDFGTKQIVTILFLFGYIFNLLPPILYSGAVAINGLFGIPEALGVSRMTGLFITVFAIGVVGSIYAIFGGLKAVAVSDSINGVGLLIGGLMIPIIGLFVLGDGSITNGLSTVIQESPEKLNSVGGSESPVPFGTMFTGMLLVNLFYWGTAQHIMQRAIAAKNLKEGQKGVLIAAFLKLLGPVFLILPGIIAFNMFGPGLEPTNAYPRLVKEVLPTPLVGFFAAVLFGAILSSFNSALNSSVTLIALNIYKPYFKPDAPDREVVRKGKYIGIVLALFAMCIAPLIDLVPQGFFQYLQIVNGFYNVPIFTILIVGYLTKRVPAIAAKISLFVFISIYAVTQLIWDTGIHFLHILAILFVVCSGLMLLIGKLRPREKDFILEEKSKVDMTPWRLVFPVGVAVTLAMIIIYTLLSPIGII; encoded by the coding sequence ATGAATCTATTTACGATTGTATCTTTTCTATTTTTTACAGGATTAGTAGCACTTATCTCATACCTCCTAACTCGTAGGGAGAACTTAGACACCCAGGATGGTTATTTCCTAGGCGGAAGAAGTTTAGGGGCCTGGACGATTGCTGGTTCCTTAATGCTTACTAATTTATCTACGGAACAATTGATTGGATTAAATGCGCAAGGGTACTCCGATACCCTTGCTGTTATGGGGTGGGAGGTCGGTTCTGCTATTGCATTAGTAGTTGTTGCCTTATTTCTTTTACCTCGATATTTGAAGGGCGGCATTACTACGATTCCTGATTTCTTAGAAGATCGTTATGACTTTGGAACAAAACAAATTGTCACCATTCTCTTCTTGTTTGGTTATATTTTTAATTTGCTTCCCCCGATTCTCTATTCCGGAGCGGTCGCTATTAATGGTTTATTCGGTATTCCAGAAGCACTAGGTGTAAGCCGTATGACAGGTTTATTTATTACGGTATTTGCGATCGGTGTTGTCGGTTCCATTTATGCTATTTTTGGTGGATTAAAGGCCGTTGCCGTATCTGATTCAATCAATGGAGTGGGTCTTCTGATCGGGGGATTGATGATCCCGATTATCGGGTTGTTCGTCTTAGGGGATGGTTCGATTACAAATGGATTGAGTACGGTCATCCAAGAATCTCCAGAAAAGTTGAATTCAGTCGGCGGTTCCGAAAGCCCAGTACCATTTGGAACCATGTTTACGGGGATGCTGTTAGTCAATCTATTTTACTGGGGCACCGCGCAGCATATTATGCAGCGGGCGATTGCAGCAAAAAATCTGAAGGAAGGCCAAAAAGGGGTATTGATAGCTGCTTTTTTGAAACTCTTAGGACCAGTATTCCTGATTCTGCCGGGAATCATTGCTTTCAACATGTTCGGTCCTGGCTTGGAGCCGACGAATGCTTATCCCAGACTTGTTAAAGAAGTATTGCCGACACCTTTGGTAGGTTTCTTTGCTGCTGTACTGTTCGGTGCGATCTTATCCTCATTTAATTCAGCTTTGAACTCATCCGTTACGTTGATTGCACTCAATATTTATAAGCCATATTTCAAGCCTGATGCACCTGATCGTGAGGTTGTTCGTAAAGGGAAATATATTGGTATTGTACTCGCTTTGTTCGCGATGTGTATCGCACCACTGATTGATCTGGTGCCTCAAGGTTTCTTCCAATACTTACAAATCGTTAATGGTTTTTATAATGTGCCGATCTTCACAATTCTCATTGTTGGGTATCTAACTAAACGTGTTCCAGCTATTGCGGCGAAAATCTCGCTGTTTGTATTTATTTCGATTTATGCCGTCACCCAGCTGATTTGGGACACAGGTATCCATTTCCTTCATATATTAGCGATTCTTTTCGTAGTATGTTCAGGGTTAATGCTGCTTATCGGCAAACTTCGCCCTCGTGAAAAGGATTTCATTTTAGAAGAAAAGTCAAAGGTCGATATGACCCCGTGGAGACTTGTTTTCCCTGTCGGAGTGGCTGTTACATTGGCGATGATCATTATCTATACGTTGTTATCTCCAATAGGTATTATATAA
- a CDS encoding N-acetylmuramoyl-L-alanine amidase has translation MSLSVLTPTVSAEQGITYRVDATSLNVRSEPNIGAPIIGSHDDDTLVTVYENRFGWARINHNGVSGWVAAYYLLETDSASPQGQQMTVAVDAAHIRTGPGTGYDSLGLAYRGDFFPMIEKTNGWVHVRLSDGSTGWIAGWLGTNHSTPPSGSSALEGITIVLDAGHGGYDPGAIGYFGEYEKNLTLPTAHTISDQLQQAGATVVMTRSGDQYLPLEQRVNISHASNTDAFISVHYNSSLYTSAQGISTYYYSNADRGLADQIQGQLIAHTNLQNDGVQVGDYHVLRENNDAAVLVELGFLSNPIEVERLKTSSYQSSVAEAITQGLIDYF, from the coding sequence ATGTCTCTATCTGTGCTGACTCCAACAGTTTCTGCAGAACAAGGGATTACATATCGAGTCGACGCTACTTCTTTAAATGTGCGCAGTGAACCCAATATTGGTGCGCCTATCATCGGCTCTCATGATGACGACACCTTGGTTACGGTTTACGAGAATCGGTTTGGCTGGGCAAGAATCAATCACAATGGTGTAAGCGGGTGGGTAGCCGCTTACTATTTGCTTGAGACGGACTCAGCCTCTCCCCAAGGTCAACAAATGACAGTAGCAGTAGATGCTGCCCATATACGGACAGGACCTGGAACGGGCTATGATAGTCTTGGGTTAGCCTATCGTGGTGACTTTTTTCCAATGATAGAAAAGACCAATGGGTGGGTACACGTGAGATTGTCGGATGGAAGTACAGGGTGGATAGCAGGTTGGCTCGGGACCAATCATTCCACTCCACCAAGCGGATCTTCTGCCTTAGAAGGGATTACCATTGTGCTTGATGCAGGACACGGAGGATATGACCCAGGTGCTATAGGATATTTCGGAGAGTATGAAAAGAACCTAACCTTACCAACGGCTCACACCATCTCTGATCAACTGCAGCAGGCGGGAGCCACGGTCGTTATGACTAGATCAGGCGATCAGTATTTACCCCTTGAGCAAAGGGTAAACATTAGCCATGCTTCTAACACAGATGCCTTTATTAGTGTTCACTATAACTCCAGCCTTTACACGAGTGCTCAAGGCATAAGCACTTATTATTATTCGAATGCTGACAGAGGGCTTGCTGATCAAATTCAAGGTCAGCTTATAGCTCACACCAACCTTCAAAATGATGGGGTGCAGGTAGGAGATTACCATGTGTTAAGAGAAAACAATGATGCGGCAGTCCTTGTTGAACTTGGGTTTCTATCAAATCCGATAGAAGTTGAGAGATTAAAAACTAGCAGCTATCAATCTAGTGTGGCTGAAGCCATCACACAAGGTCTGATTGATTATTTTTAG